The bacterium Unc6 genome has a window encoding:
- a CDS encoding isocitrate dehydrogenase encodes MKKHNITLIPGDGIGPEITSAAVQCIEATGVDIQWDIQNAGLDVFKKTNDLLPQCVVYSIKKNRVALKGPLTTPVGSGIRSVNVALRMELDLYACIRPCKLLEGARSRYKDIDIVVVRENTEDLYAGIEFNYGTGEALKIAELISSLGIKKNISNSAISIKPISELATRRIVRFAFEYAVKNNRKKVTVVHKANIMKATDGLFLWVAREVAQQYQEKVEFEDRIVDNMCMQLVQKPELYDVLVLPNLYGDIISDLCAGLIGGLGMAPGANFGDNIVVFEAVHGSAPRYKGMNKVNPTAMLLSSVLMLQHIQEKKAAERLYNAVADVIKEGRYVTYDLKGKTDIASAVGTSEMADAIIERMRR; translated from the coding sequence GCGATGGAATAGGTCCTGAGATCACCTCTGCTGCTGTCCAATGTATAGAAGCAACAGGGGTAGACATACAATGGGATATACAGAATGCGGGGCTTGATGTTTTTAAAAAAACCAATGACCTTCTTCCCCAGTGTGTTGTTTACTCTATAAAAAAAAACAGGGTTGCCTTGAAAGGGCCGCTAACCACCCCTGTGGGAAGCGGGATAAGAAGCGTTAATGTTGCACTTCGTATGGAGCTTGATTTATATGCCTGTATAAGACCATGCAAACTCCTTGAAGGTGCAAGGTCAAGATATAAGGATATAGATATTGTTGTCGTAAGGGAAAATACGGAAGATTTGTATGCAGGCATAGAGTTTAATTATGGGACAGGTGAGGCACTGAAAATCGCAGAACTTATAAGTTCATTGGGCATAAAAAAGAATATAAGCAATTCCGCAATAAGTATAAAACCTATATCTGAACTGGCTACAAGAAGAATTGTAAGGTTTGCATTTGAGTATGCAGTAAAGAATAATAGAAAAAAGGTCACCGTTGTTCACAAGGCGAATATAATGAAAGCAACAGACGGCTTATTTTTATGGGTTGCAAGAGAGGTTGCACAACAGTACCAAGAGAAAGTAGAGTTTGAAGATAGAATAGTTGACAATATGTGTATGCAATTAGTTCAGAAACCAGAACTTTATGATGTTCTTGTTCTTCCCAACCTTTATGGCGATATAATATCTGACCTTTGTGCAGGGCTTATAGGGGGACTGGGGATGGCGCCGGGTGCAAACTTTGGAGATAACATTGTTGTTTTTGAAGCAGTTCACGGAAGTGCCCCAAGATACAAAGGAATGAACAAGGTAAATCCCACTGCAATGCTTCTTTCATCAGTTTTAATGTTACAGCATATACAGGAAAAAAAAGCAGCTGAAAGACTTTACAACGCAGTTGCCGATGTTATAAAAGAGGGAAGATATGTTACATATGACTTAAAAGGCAAAACAGATATTGCATCAGCTGTGGGCACATCAGAAATGGCAGACGCAATCATAGAGAGAATGAGAAGATAG